GTGATGGTAGGCGCCATCCTTATTGTAGAAGGCTGGGACGCAGAGAAAGCACACGACCTGCACCTGAAGAACTATGTCTACTTTGCCATGGCTTTCTCCTTTGGCGTGGAAATGCTGAATATGCGCGTACGGAAAGGACACGGCCATCCGGTGGAACTAAAAGAGCCTACCCTCAAACCGGGGGACAAACAACACTAATCAAACATCTGCCTGATAAAAAAGGAAAGCCCGGAACAATGTTCCGGGCTTTCCTTTTTTATCAGTATAGCTGATTTGTTATTCCGGAGAACCGGTATTCAGCATATTCATCATCGTTACAGATACCATTCCCGCAGTCTCTGTCCGCAGCCGGTTCCTCCCCAGCGACACCGGCTCAAAACCCTTGTCCAGCGCCAGTTGTATCTCTTCCGGCGTAAAGTCGCCCTCCGGCCCGATCAGGATAATGGTATCTTTTCCGGGTTGAAAATGATGTACCAGCTCCCTTTTTTGTCCGGGCAAACAGTGAGCGATCAGCCGCTGCGGGTCAGTATTGGTGGTTACCACCTTCTCAAACGGCTGCGGCTCCAGCAGCTCCGGCAGGTAAAACTGCTGCGATTGCAACATGGCCGATACCAGGATGTTTTGCAGCCTCTCCGCTTTGATCTTCTCTTTCTCCGTACGGTGGCTCACCAGCGGAATGATCGTCTGAATACCTATTTCAGCGGCCTTTTCCAGAAACCATTCGATCCGGGATGTATTTTTAGTAAACGAAATGGCTATACGAAGTACCGGTGACGGCGCCGGCAACGTATCACACCCGGTGATCCGTACCCCGCAACGCTTACGGTTGTCATCCGTGATCACAGCATGAAAACGGTGCCCACGGCCATCAGCCAACAATACCTCATCGCCGTTTTCATGCCGGAGCACCTGTATACAATACTTGGAAGTGTCTTCATTCATTGTATAAGCTGCCGCGTCTGCAGCAATATCCGGCGCATAAAAGATAGGCTTGTCCATGGGCGCAAAGATAAAACCATTTGGGATTTTAAAATCCTAACTGGTCGCTACGAGCTTGCGGCTTTTGATATGGAAACGGAAAAACAACAATACAGAAGCGGTCAGCAGGCCCAGTAACAACGCCCACCATACACCTTCTACGCCGTAGCCCATTTTTATGCCCAGTACGTAACCCAATGGGATACCAATACCCCAGTAAGCCAGCAACGTAATGAACGTAGGCATCTTCACATCGCCGAGGCCACGGAGAATGCCCAGTCCCACTACCTGCGTGCCGTCAAATAACTGGAAGAAAGCAGCAATCACCAACAACCCGGCAGCAATGGTTATCACCTGCGGGTCGTTGATATACATGGCAGGCAACAGGTTTTTAAATAACATGAACATCAGCGCGGTGGTGCCCATCAGCACCAGCACCATATGGTAACTGGCGATGGCGGAATGGCGCAGGGCGTGATAATCTTTCTTTCCGAAGTTGTTGCCGCTCTTGATACCGGCCGCCGCGGAGATGCCGCTGGCCATCATGTAGGTCATGGCTGCCAGGCTGAGCGCAATCTGGTGCGCCGCCAGCTCGGCAGCGCCCATCCAGCCTACGATCACGGCAGCGCCGCTGAAAGCGCTGATCTCGAAAATATATTGCAGGGCCACTGGTGTACCGATGCCCAGGATTTTTTTGACAGATGTCCATTCCAGGTGCCGGAAACCGAAGGATTGCAGGTAAGGTTTGAAACGGGGCGACTTCAATACATAAAAAGACATGGTAATGCCCATGATCAGGCGGTCGGTGAAAGTGGCGATACCCACACCCACTACGCCCATACGTGGCATACCAAAGAGACCGTATACCAGCGTGATACCGATGATGATATTGATGACGTTACCGATAATACTGATGTTCATGGCCTGACGGGTAAAGCCCAGTCCTTCCGCAAACTGTTTGAATGACAAAAACAACATCAGCGGGATAAAGGAAAAACCCAGGTAACGCAGGAAAGGGCGGGCCTGAGCCGCCACATCGGCTTCCTGTTTCAGTAATTCAAGATGGCTGCTGCCGAAATAAATAACTGTTGACAACAG
The Chitinophaga varians genome window above contains:
- a CDS encoding RsmE family RNA methyltransferase; this encodes MDKPIFYAPDIAADAAAYTMNEDTSKYCIQVLRHENGDEVLLADGRGHRFHAVITDDNRKRCGVRITGCDTLPAPSPVLRIAISFTKNTSRIEWFLEKAAEIGIQTIIPLVSHRTEKEKIKAERLQNILVSAMLQSQQFYLPELLEPQPFEKVVTTNTDPQRLIAHCLPGQKRELVHHFQPGKDTIILIGPEGDFTPEEIQLALDKGFEPVSLGRNRLRTETAGMVSVTMMNMLNTGSPE
- a CDS encoding MATE family efflux transporter codes for the protein MKQLYLKYRHYYKDNFHLAYPVVISQLGHTLVALSDSIIIGHTGKVPLAAVSLGNSLFSIFMVTGIGMSYGLTPLIAQENGRGNKKAIGHLLSHSLIINMVVGFLLSTVIYFGSSHLELLKQEADVAAQARPFLRYLGFSFIPLMLFLSFKQFAEGLGFTRQAMNISIIGNVINIIIGITLVYGLFGMPRMGVVGVGIATFTDRLIMGITMSFYVLKSPRFKPYLQSFGFRHLEWTSVKKILGIGTPVALQYIFEISAFSGAAVIVGWMGAAELAAHQIALSLAAMTYMMASGISAAAGIKSGNNFGKKDYHALRHSAIASYHMVLVLMGTTALMFMLFKNLLPAMYINDPQVITIAAGLLVIAAFFQLFDGTQVVGLGILRGLGDVKMPTFITLLAYWGIGIPLGYVLGIKMGYGVEGVWWALLLGLLTASVLLFFRFHIKSRKLVATS